The window AACAGACTCAACCCCGGATTGCTTAGACAGTCTTTGTGTTTCTCCTTCATCTAGGACGGCTGTCAGAGCCTCAAATCACTGTGAACTTTGAGATCTCTGCGGAAGGTCCCTGTAATATGTCCCTGACCTGCTCTGTAGAGAAGGCAGGGCTGGATGTGACCTACAGCTGGATATCCCGGGAGGACGGTGCTGACACAGCTCGTGAAGGCTCTGTCTTCAGCACATCCTGGAGGCCTGGGGACAATGCCCTCTCCTATACCTGTAGGGCCGGCAACCCCGTCAGCAACGTCAGTTCCCGTCTCATCCCTGCTGGGCCCTTCTGTGCAGGTACCAGGCCCCCAGGGACAGCCCCTGAGCTACTTCTGCAGGACCTCAAGGCCACCACCTGCCTCCCCCAGTTCTTCCCAAGAGAGCACATGGAATCTAGAACCTAACCCCCTCCCAAAGAGACTTGACCCCTGaatgagggggagggagggcctCCCTTTTCTTACTGCTCCCAACTTCCAAAGGTCTCGTCTGGTCTCTTGCTCAGCTTGAGAGTGCTCCCCAGATCTCAGTTCCTGAGCTTCTGTGAATAGAGTGTATATGTCCAGAGACACTTGCAAGGGAACATCAACTGACTGTGAACTTGAGATCCCCTCTGTGGAATTTGGGGTAGGTGTCTGACCCGTAATCTGGGCCTCACCCTCCCTCGGGTGAgcgcctctctccttcccttcttccgtCCCAGATCCTGGCTACCCTTTGGAGAAGGCCTCcacttccttctgcctcctggccAAGGGATTgctccttctcttgctcttggTGATTCTGGCCGTGGGACTCTGGTATATCCAAGTCCAGACAAGATGCAAAACGCCAAGGATGAAGACATtcaggagaaacagaaggaaactgagaaagaagggGAAGCCTGATCCCAGCTGGGCCTGATTGCCCCATGGAGACCCCAGTTCAGAGCTTTGTTTCTTTCCAGCCCCCGGGGaatccttcctcttctcccaggggggtgaggggtggatgTCCAACGGGCCATACTCCCAAGGGAAGATTGTCTGACAATAAACTAAAACGAAGTGACCGCCACTCTGGAGGAGCTATGTTTGGTCCTTGGCTGGGAGACTGCACAGTCCCGcttccctgcctttcctcccaCTCCAGGTGTTCTCCTCCACGCCCACACGCTGTCCGTGCTTGCCTTTGGGGAAGAAAGTGAGTCTAGAGACCCATTCACGATGAGGTGTTGTCTGTTATTGTTCACGCCTATCCCAttccccaccaacacacacaacatttacactttaaataagaaaagtgagaGATCCCTGTGAACCTAACTGAACCTGTGACTCCTAAATGGGAGAATTTCGGGCTCTGAAAACCCTATACAAGACTGGTATTATTCCTGCTATGATTTTTTTGCTCTAATACCCCTTACTGCCCCCCTACCCAGATGAGTTCACTTAGCTATTCCCACGCACCCCACCCCTGTCGAGAGGCTGTCCTGCCCAGGGAGATAAGCAGCAGCCAGGTGCAGCCCCGCTCTGGTGACCTTGCTGCTCTGGGCCTCTGGTGCCTGCCCCACAGAGATGACAACCCAGCTGGATCAATAGTTGAGGTCAGGAACTTTGACCTCTGTTTGTGGGTGGTCTTACTGTCTTTTCTGTCCCTTCTCGATAGATCTCCATGTCTCAGAACTTCTCTCTGGACTCTTGTCCTGGGAGAGAAGAATGCCCACCCTTTGTACCCCTACCCCTGGCCAAGGCCCTTACGTTTATGTTCTTGCTCTTTCCTGAGCCCAACGATCAGCCTGAACTCTTCTTCCAGGACTGATGTGCCACTACTGAAGTCTTGGTCGTCCTCCCCAAATCAGATCTTGTGGATGTTACTTAATGCAGCTACCATGGTGAGGGTGGGGAGCCGGGGTGGGAGATTAGAGTGGGAATTGGAAGCCACCCAGGTGACAGGACACATGTCAGTATAGAGTGAATTAGAAGAGGTAAGTAGGCTATAACAGGGGGAGCATCATGTGAGCTCTCAGGAGATCTGGGCTCTGCTCTGCCCCTCACCTCTGGCTTGGGACACTTTGTTCAGCAAATGCCCCTTGGGCCACAGTCCCTTTCCACAGGGAATGCACACTTTGGAGGAGAGGCAGGCATAGGCGCATGCCTGACATTTCTATAGATCTCACTTTCCCCCTCTCAGTGAGGAAAAGGATGCTGACCACCGAAGTGTCTTCCAAGAAAAGGAATATTAAGGCTCTGAAGGGGCAGTAGGATGCACTGGGGACAGTGGTGACCAAAGACACTGCTTTCAGGAAAACGGGGCACGTGAACCAGGTACTAGGACACCCCAGGAGCAGGGCTCCCAGAGCAGCATGGGGCACAGGCAGCAGCCAGGAGTCAGGGTCCCCCAGACTGGAAAGGGAGCAGGGCACAGGAGGTAGGCAGGGGCTTCCTGCCTAGGTTTTTGTGCAGGAGATGGAGCCCCTTGGGGCTTGGGAAGGAGGTGGTGAGGGTGGGACACCAGTCCCCAAAGAGCTCCTAAGACTGGCAACTGATCCACTCTGCTTCCTGAGGGCCTAAGCTCTTGTCCCGCTGGAAGGCAGTCTCTGGCATGAGGCTGGTTCACTGCACCTCCCTTCGGCCTGAGCAGTCCCACCTTCCAAAAGGCCTGCGGTTCTAGGACCAAGCCTGCAGCCCCTGCTCATCTGACTCCTTTAGTGCCTTTCCGGAGACTGACTAGAAAAGACCAACTGGAGCTCATCTTGCACGCACGGGTGCAGCTCATTTCTCATATGTAAATAAAGGGATGAATGGTCCCTACATGACTGGCCCACAGCTCTCCCTGGAATTTGGCAAGGTCCCTTCTTCTCACACCCAGTCTCTGAGCAGAGAAAGGCTGAGGCCCCCAAACAGCCCAGAGTAGCTGGAAGAGGAAGGTTGAGACCCCCGAGAAGGTGGAATATCAACTCAGAGAGGCCCAGGCCTCTTCCTCAGCTGGAAGTCAGGATAATAATCCCCTGACAGCACTTTACAGTTGGCAAAGTTTGCTCAACCCTTTGAAATAGGTGAAAGCAAACTGGGCAGAGGAGGGTCATATGTAAGCACCtactaagtgtcaggcactgggccagccctggggagacaggaaagacagtctgccctcaaggaactctgTGTGGGATGTGTAAAGATGTAATTACAATGAGGTGTGCCTAGATCTGTGGGTGAAGCTGAGGGcgtggtgggagggggcaggcaaGGTGTCCTGGAGGGAAGAGGTAAATAGAATTTTGCCCTGTGATTAGTAGCAAgtccagggaagggagaaaaaggacattctAGGCAGAAGATAAGTGCTAAGGCACTGGAGTGAACTCTAGTGCCTGCAAGGCCACACATGGTGTGATAAAAGGATAGGTGAGAAGCAGACggctggagaagcaggcagggccCCACTGGTAGACTAACGGCTGTGGGGGAACAAGGGGAAGCAGACAAGCTCCACACTGTCGTGGAGCTACAGTCTCATCGGGTCAGAAGCCGGGCACACAAACACTTTAGTGACAACCTGAGAAACCATACTTCTTTTCTGATCTGCTGCTAGGACCAGAAACACTGAAATTGACAACATTTTCCCATCTCCTTGTCAACAAGTTGAAAATATATGGACCGACTGCCGCTTTAAGTAGAATCCTGGTTGGTCGAATAAACTTTCCCAGAGTAATGATTAGGGATCAATAACAACCTGGAAGAAAATCTTTAGTTTTGAGCCTCATGGACTATTTTGATCAACTTTTACTTCTGGCATGCTGAGGGAACAAGCTACAGGGctgggttcctttttttttttttttttttttaccaaaaagcCAACAAGATACATCAGAATCAGagcaaaatgacaataataataaaacacaaaatgaacCTCCAGGAAAAAATGATTATatcacaaacttttaaaaattgaaaactattttaaacctCAAGTTTacaaaaagttactttaaaatgcaaatgagatTAGCTTATCCTCAGGAAAACACTGGAGACAGCAGAAATGAAACCTTTGGACCAGAGGTGTAGCTGATTTTAGTGTAGGGGAGATCCTTCCCGCTGGTTGGTGAGGAGCCAAGATGTAGAAAAGGCTTCGCTCTTTGACCGTCTTTCCTAGGTATTCTGCCTGACTCGCTTTCATAGAGTGTCCACTAACATATTTTCATTATAGTCTTATCACTGTTAGGTCAGTCTGCTACACTGTAATGTAATGTAAGCTAAAAGCTGCCACTGTGGGAGAATTCACTGGAGGGATGGTGGGAGAGACCACACTACTGCTCCcatcacccccacctccacccccacacaCTTCCATCTCAGGCTATGACATAAAGCCAGATGTTTACACCTGGTAGAACTTTCCAACAGTCAGTGTCCCTAAAGATGGAATGGGTTACTACAAGGAGTGGTGAGGTTCCTGGCCCAGGATGTGGTCAGATGGGGCTGGCTGATCCCCTGGAGGGAGGATGAGGCAGGAATGCTGGTGTGAGCAGTGGTTAGACCCATCCTGCAGGGTCTCTCCCGATGTTGAGGCTGTGGTCCCATGAATCAGATGCCTGGTGCACTCAGtctgagttgtaggagttcagACTGGGGTGAGATCAGTGTGTGGCCTTTGAAGGAGGCTTCCTGAAGGGGAAGGACCACAGCAGGTATAACTGCCTACGCCTAGCAGGGAAGGTGTGACGACCCTGTATCCCTAAGGTGGACCAAGCTGAGGAAGTAGAAAGCTCTGAGGGGCAGACATGCAAGACATCTTCTAGCCTGAGGTCTCCAAGGGGGTGGGTTTGATGAAGTCCAGGCTGGGTCTGAATCCAGCTCTGCCGTGTCCTACATAGGAAGtctggggcaagttacttcaccccCTTGAGCCTCCCTTTTCTCATTAGTCAAACGGAGCTTTACCTATTTCACAGGGTTTGGGTGCAGGTTACGTAAGAGTTATAAAGTATGCAGTCTAGGGTCTGGCACTCTGCAGGGGTTCAGTAAATGATCATTTACTCCACTCCTCCTCTTTCAATCTCCCGTGTCAGGATGTCTCtcatttctcccctttctcccctctgGGCCTGTTTCTCTGGATCTTTTGTGCTGGGAACTGCAGCAGGAGCTGACTTGGCAACTTCAAACTCGGAGCGCAGCCTTCCCCTGCTGCACACTGTGGGAGGCGCCTGGGCAAGATTTGGGAGCTCGCCAGTGCAGACAGGTATTTCCAgtctggccagagaggaaatgggtggaggtggggatggggatgggggaggagatCAGAAGAGCCCAGTAGCTGGGTGGATCCCCTGGGAGGAGGGCGGGGAGTCCCGCTCCCCGCCGGGCGCTCCTGCCCCAAGGCTCAGATTTCAACCCTAGCTGCCGCATCTGCGGTTCTCTCTGTCCGttaggggaggagagagggtcgAAGCGAGTTTACGAAGGAAGAGCCAGCTAAGGGCCAGCTCCTGCGACCCCTGGAGCACCGGCCCTGACCCCCGAGCCCCGCACTCTTGCGGGGTGAAGTGGCCGACCCGCCTTTCCACGCTTGGTTGTACAGAGCTCCACCAGGGGGCGATCGAGCCCACGTGCCACCGACTCTTGCTCCCCCCGAAACTACAACTCCCAGGCGGCTCGAGGGTCGCGCCCGCTGCTCCTCGCCTTCTGTTTGCTCCAATTGGCCGCCGCGGGAGGGGGGGATTGGCGGTCTCCAGGGCGACGGGAGGCGCTCGGGGCATCCGAGGCGGGGAGGCGGGTCCGCCCCCTATTGTGTAGCTGGAAGAGCGGAGCCGAGCTGAGCGGAGCAGGTGAGGGCGGGGGCGTTCTGGGGGGAATGGAATGGGGGTTCTGGCGGGGAGATGGAGAACAGTGAGGGAGTTATGGGGGACAAGAGAAAGCGAGGGACTTGTGAAGAGGAGTGCAATTCTTTGGGGGAGCAGAACTAGGGGAGTTCTGGGGAGTGAAGTGGAATTCTTGGTGGGTGGGTCGGGGTTCCTGGAGAACTGGAGTTCTGGAGgtactgtatgtgtgtgtgtgtgtgtgtgtgtgtgggtttgtgtgtgtgtgtgtgtgtgtgtgtatgtgttgggggcTTCTTGGTGGGTTCCAAAAGCAAGGAGGAGTTCCAGGGGTCCAAAGACGACGAGGGAGAGGGAATTGGGGGTGGGGTACCAGAAGTGTATTGTGGGCCGAGGCAAGAGAATTCTAGGGAGGGACATTccagggagaggatgggagaagtgagggggtggaggggtggggattctggaagagacaggaagggaaTTCCTTGAAGCGCAGAGGACCTTGTGCAATTGGAGATCAGGTGTGAAAAattgggatttggggaggggggcTATGAGAAGTAGAGATAAGGAATGGGGGACGTGGGAGAATGAAGGCGTGCTCGGTGGGGAGACTAGAAAGGTGAGGAtgtgctgggggcagaggagTTTGAAAGATCTTAGGAAAAGCAGAGGAATTCTGGGGAAACCCGGGTTACTAAGGTTCTCTGAAAACGGAGGCAGGAGGGAACTGGGGGTTCCTACACACCTGGAAAAAGATTTGTCAGCGAAGTATGGGAGAGCTggctgggggtggtgggaagCTGAGGAATGTTTGCGGGTGAGTTGTCAGGAGTTAGACACACAGGGCCATTAAGTAGAGGCAGGGATCAGGCTGGCAGACATGGGAGATGTTTTATAGCCAGTCCTGAACTGTGAGGCCAGGAGTGGGGTGGAGGCCACAGAACAGAGTCCACTTGGATTTGCCAGTCCCCAGgcagcacccccccaccccccagcccactGTGACTGCtctgggagccctggggctggggctgtcAAGTGTTCCTACCCTTCATGCTCCAGGGTTCACTTTGTGCACCCTAGGGACTTGCAGGCTTTCTTTTTTGGCTTCTCAGGGTCCATGCCcctagggctggggaagggagagctgGGTAAACCCTGGTGCTCTGAGGATATTGGAGGAGTGTGAGTGGAGGAATTGGGGTAAGGCCCTTGGGTCGTGGTGTCTGACGGAGGGAGGGCTGCCTGGCAGCATGATAAAGAGCACGTGGTGCCAGCCGCCAGTGCTGGGACCTGCCCAGACCTGGAGGATGCTGCCTGGGCCCCCTGTACCAGCAGATGGAGGAGGCAGCTCCTCCTGTCCCAAGTGACTGACTCACTCACTCACTGCTCAAGAACATTGGGAGGCTGAGTGGAGAAAGAGGTCTGGGGTCCCCAGCTGCCAGAGTCCACAGAGGCTAGGGAAATGGGGCCTGAGATTGTGTGGGAGTGTCCTGGGGGCCACTTTCTGGGGGTTCTTATCTAGGCTTTGCCCCTGACTGGCTCTGTGCCCCTGAGCAAGGCTCTCTGAGATCCTCAAGGTCCTTACATGTCACAGTCAGGGTGGGGGTGATAATACTGGTTCTACCTCCTATCTGCTCCCTTGTCATTAGCATTAGGactaaggaaagagaagggagagaggctggactGTGGGATTCTTCATCTCCCATACTTCCCTAACAAATCTTTTTCCAGGTGTACAGGAACCCC of the Equus quagga isolate Etosha38 chromosome 13, UCLA_HA_Equagga_1.0, whole genome shotgun sequence genome contains:
- the SLAMF9 gene encoding SLAM family member 9, which produces MGALPWLLFLLLIQEDKGYSGDDVDPEEVLAVLQESITLPLEIPSGEEVEDIIWSSRIRLATVVPGKEGHPDTITVTNSRYQGRVSFLGPSYSLHISNVTWEDSGSYKAQVNLRTSQISTTQHYNLRVYRRLSEPQITVNFEISAEGPCNMSLTCSVEKAGLDVTYSWISREDGADTAREGSVFSTSWRPGDNALSYTCRAGNPVSNVSSRLIPAGPFCADPGYPLEKASTSFCLLAKGLLLLLLLVILAVGLWYIQVQTRCKTPRMKTFRRNRRKLRKKGKPDPSWA